GGTGCTGACCACCTTCGACATTGACGAGTACGTTTTCGCGGCGCTGCGGGCCGGCGCCGCCGGTTTCCTGTTGAAATCGGTGGAACCTGCCGAATTGGTCCGTGCAGTGCAAAGCGTGGCCGACGGCGACAGTGTCCTCTCCCCGGAGGTCACCGGCAGGTTGATCTCCGCGTTCGTGCAGTCACCGGCTGCGGCTCCGGCAGCGGCTACCGGTACCGGTGCCGCTACCGGAACCATGCCGGCGGAGTCCCTGACCGCACGGGAGGAAGCGGTCCTGGCCTGCATCGGCGAGGGATTGTCCAACCAGCAGATTTCCCGCCGGCTGGGCATCGCCGAGACCACCGTTAAAACGCATGTGTCCCGGGTCCTGGCCAAGCTGGGAGTCTCCTCCCGGGTGCAGGCCGCCATCGCGTTCCGGGAACGCGGCTAGCGGCCCGGGCCGCTAGGCGGACGGCACCTGTACAGGGGTCACCTGCACGGTGAGGTCCTCGGCCGGCGGAGTCCACAGCGCGGGATCCGCCGGCACCTGCTCGCCGGTGCGGATGTCCTTGACCTCGTGGCTGCCGTCCTCGGCGGTGAACCAGACAAACGGGATGCCCCGGCGGTCGGCGAACTTGATCTGCTTGCCGAACTTTTCCGCCTTCGGGGCCACTTCCACCGAAATTCCGCGGCCGCGCAGCTGGGCGGCGGTGTCCTGGGCTTCGGACCAGGACTCGTCGGTGGCCAGGGTCAGCAGCACGGTGGTGGGAACGCTGCGCGAAGCCTGCGCGAATTCCTGGCTGAGCATGCGCATGACCAGCCGCGTGACGCCGATGGAGAGTCCGACGCCGGGGAAGGTGCGGTTGCCCTTGCTGGCCAGGGAATCGTAGCGGCCGCCGGAGCAGATGGAGCCGAGCGCTTCATGGCCCACCAGGACCGTTTCGTAAACGGTGCCGGTGTAGTAGTCCAGGCCGCGGGCAATGCTGAGGTCTGCGAGGACCCGGCCCGGAGCGCGGCGGGAGGCTTCGCTGATGACCTGGAACAGCTCATCGAGGCCTTCGTCCAGCAGTTCATTGGACACGCCCAGTGCCCGGACCTGCTCCACGAACGAGGTGTCCTCCGTACGGATGGAGGCCAGCTTCAGGGCAGCCTCGGCCTGTTCGGGGGTGGCACCGAGTTCTTCCTGCAGGAGCTCGGCTACGCGCTGCGCGCCGATTTTCTCCAGCTTGTCGATGCTGCGCAGCACACCGGCGGTGTCTGCCAGGCCGATGCCGCGGTAGAAGCCTTCGGCCAGCTTGCGGTTGTTGACCCTGATCTTAAACTCGGGGATGGGCAGCGCGCCGAGGGCTTCGGCAATCACCAGCGCCAGCTCGACGTCGTACCGGAACGGCAGCTCTCCGTCGCCCACCACGTCGATATCCGCCTGCGTGAACTCGCGGGCCCGGCCTTCCTGCGGACGCTCGCCGCGCCAGACCTTCTGGATCTGGTAGCGGCGGAACGGGAAGGAGAGGTGGCCGGCGTTCTCGACCACGTAGCGGGCAAACGGCACCGTCAGGTCGAAGTGCAGGGCCAGCTGGTTGGGATCTTCCTTGCCGGCCGCCTCGCCCTCTTCGGCCTGCAGCCGGCTCAGCGCGTAGACTTCTTTGTCGATATCGCCCTTGCGCAGCAGCTGGCCCACCGTTTCCACGGCCCGGGTTTCGATGTTGGAGAAGCCGTGCAGTTCAAAGGTGCGGCGCAGTACGTCCAGGACATGGAGTTCAACAAGGCGCTCCTGCGGTAGCCATTCGGGGAAACCGGACAGTGAGGCCTTGCGTGCCATGGTGGCAACTCCTTAGGTGTGCGAAACGGCGCAGGCGGAACCCCGCCCGGCCACGGTGCACGCATGAGCGTGCATAAACTATGTGCGGCACTCATTTTAGCCGCTTGGGACGCAGCCCCCGTTTCAGACCGGCGCGCCGCTCCCAGCCCGATCCCGATCCGATCCAGTACAGGAGGCAACGGTGGCAGCAAACCGCACCAGCCGTGAAGACAGGCGCCGGCTGGCCCGGATGGAAGCACGGAAGGCTTTCGCCGCTGCCCGTACCAAGCGGCGCAAGCGTGACAATCTCTTCGCCGCAGCGGCCGCCGTCGTTGCCCTGGCCCTCGCCGTTGCACTGCAGGTGGCGTGGTTCAGTTCCGACCCCACGGCGAAGGACCTGGAGCTGCTGCGGGAACAGGCCGACGTCGCCGAGCTGCCCGACGTTCCGGATCCCTCTGTCGCCGAGGGCAGGACCTTCACCGGGTCCCTGGCGCTGGGCCAGGGCGAGATCGGCGTGGAACTGGACGGCACGGTGGCGCCGCAGGCGGTTGCCTCCTTCAAGACGCTTGCCGATGCGGGCTACTTCAGCGGCAAGGACTGCCACCGCCTGACCGCCACCGAATCCACGTCCGTGCTCCAGTGCGGTTCGCCGAACGGGGACGGAAAGGCCGACCAGGACTTCCTGTGGGGGCCGGTGGAGAATTCGCCGGCGGACGGCTTTTACCCCGCCGGCACCATCGCCGTCGCCCGCGGTGACGACGTCATGAGCCACGGCACACAGTTCTTCATTGTTTACAAGGATTCGACGCTAACGCAGGAAACCGGCGGCTACACGATAATGGGTAAGGTAACGTCAGGTCTTGACGTACTGGAGGCCATTGCTTCCTCGGGGACAGCCTCCGGGGAGACCGATGGTTTCCCGAAAGACCCGGTGACGATTAACTCGTTCACCCTGAACTAAGTGGCGGCGCGGGCTTCGCAAACTGCCATCCATCGAGTGAAAGACTTTTAGCGGTGACAGACAGTCAGAAATCCGACGAAACAGCAGGCCCTTCCACTACGGAGACATCCCGGCCTGCCACTCCGAGCCCCGCAGCACTTGCGGCGCGTCGGCCCTCCCCCGCCGCCGTAGGCCCCCGGCCCGGCGCGGCAGCCCAGCCGGTGGTGGCTGTCCCGGCCGCCCACTCCACCCCGTTGGAGGAAGCCGCCCGCTTCGCGCGGGTCGAGGAGGACGGCCATGTCTTCCTGATCGTGGACGGCGAGGAATCCGCCGTCGGCCAGTTCCCCGACGCCTCCAAGGAAGAAGCACTGGCCTACTTCGTGCGCAAGTACGACGACGTCGCCAGCCAGCTGCTGCTCCTGGAGCAGCGGGTGCAGGTCAAGGCTCCGGCCGCGGACATCCACAAGACCCTGAAGCACCTGGCCCAGCAGGTGGCCGAGCGCAAGATGGTGGGCGATATCAAGGCGCTCGATGCCCGCATCGAAGCACTCGAGGCCTCGCTCAAGGAAGCCGAGGCCGCCGAGCGCGCCGAGGCTGAGGCAGCCAAGGCCCGTGAGCTTGCCGCCCGTGAAGCCATTGTTGCCGAGGCGGAGGAAATCGCCGCCAAGGACCCGGCCACGATTCAGTGGAAGACCAGCAGCAACCGGATGAACGAGCTGTTCGATGCGTGGAAGACCGCGCAGAAGAACGGCCCGCGCCTGGGCCGCAGCACCGAGGACACCCTGTGGAAGCGGTTCCGTTCCGCCCGCACCGTCTTCGACCGCCACCGCCGTGCCTACTTCTCCCAGCTGGACAGTGAAAACTCGTCCGCCAAGGCTGCGAAGGAAGCACTCATTGCCCGCGCCGAGGAACTGGCGACGTCAACGGACTGGGGCAACACCGCCGCCGAATACCGGCAGCTCATGGACGAGTGGAAGGCGTCCAAGCGCGCCAGCCGCAAGGATGACGATGCCCTGTGGGCCCGCTTCCGTGCCGCGCAGGATCAGTTCTTCGCCGCCCGCCAGGCGGCCAACGAGGTTATCGACGAGGAATTCGCCGCGAACCTCGTAGTCAAGGAAGAGCTGCTGAGGGAAGCGCAGGCCCTCCTGCCGATCACGGACCTGAACGCTGCCCGCAAGGCCCTCCAGTCGATCCGGGAACGCTGGGAAGACGCCGGCAAGGTGCCCCGGGCCGATATGGGCCGCATGGAGGCCGGCATCCGCAAGGTTGAGGAAGCCGTGAAGGCTGCTGAAGACGAGCACTGGCAGCGGAGCAACCCCGAGACCAAGGCACGCACCAATTCGGCCCTGTCCCAGCTGGAGGCGACCATTGCGTCCCTCGAGCAGGACCTGGCCGACGCCGAGAAGGCGGGCAACGCGAAGAAGATCGCGGACGCCCGCGAGGCCCTGGAAGCCCGCCAGCAGTGGCTGGCAATGCTGCAGAAGTCCGCGCAGGACTTCGCCTAGGCCGCGTACCGGCTCCACGAAAGCCCCGCTCCTCCCGTTATCCACAACGGGCGGGGCGGGGCTTTCGCTTTGCCTGCAGGCTGCACATGCTGGTGTGCATGCCTGCGCAGCTCTTTCCCTACCCCGGTGCCCTCCCGCAGATCACCTCCACGGGCGGAGCGCTGTTCACCGCCGGGGACGTGTTCCGGCACGAGGAACTCCAGGCCATGGCGATGGACGGGTTGCTCCGGCACGTGTACGCGGGAACCTTTGTGCGCTGGGATGTCCGGCCGGACCCGGTGGTCCGTGCCCTCGCGGCGTCTGCCGAGCTGCCCGTGCAGCTGCGCCGCAGGCTGACCATGGGGAGACTGACGGCTGCCTGGATCTACGGCTGCGCTCCACGGCCGCCGCGGCTCGATGTCCTGGCGGACCGCCGCAGCCGCACCGGTGCCCTGCAGCCGTTCAGTACCGCAGTCCTCCACGAGGTCCTGCTGGGCCCTGCGGACCGCGCGGACGTAGGAACGGTGTCGGTTACCTCACCGCTGCGGACCGCCGTCGACGTCGCCCTCTATGCGGGCACCGCAGAAGCGGTTTCCACCCTGCGGCGCCTGGCGGCGCTCCCGGGTCTGGCTTGCCGGCTGGACCTCGTGCAGCGGGCCCTGGAAGCCGGACACCGGGTGCCGGGCAAGGCGGCGGCACTGGAACGCGTTGCGGCTGCCGCCGAGCCGACC
This genomic stretch from Arthrobacter sp. zg-Y1110 harbors:
- a CDS encoding DUF349 domain-containing protein, which codes for MTDSQKSDETAGPSTTETSRPATPSPAALAARRPSPAAVGPRPGAAAQPVVAVPAAHSTPLEEAARFARVEEDGHVFLIVDGEESAVGQFPDASKEEALAYFVRKYDDVASQLLLLEQRVQVKAPAADIHKTLKHLAQQVAERKMVGDIKALDARIEALEASLKEAEAAERAEAEAAKARELAAREAIVAEAEEIAAKDPATIQWKTSSNRMNELFDAWKTAQKNGPRLGRSTEDTLWKRFRSARTVFDRHRRAYFSQLDSENSSAKAAKEALIARAEELATSTDWGNTAAEYRQLMDEWKASKRASRKDDDALWARFRAAQDQFFAARQAANEVIDEEFAANLVVKEELLREAQALLPITDLNAARKALQSIRERWEDAGKVPRADMGRMEAGIRKVEEAVKAAEDEHWQRSNPETKARTNSALSQLEATIASLEQDLADAEKAGNAKKIADAREALEARQQWLAMLQKSAQDFA
- the hisS gene encoding histidine--tRNA ligase, whose amino-acid sequence is MARKASLSGFPEWLPQERLVELHVLDVLRRTFELHGFSNIETRAVETVGQLLRKGDIDKEVYALSRLQAEEGEAAGKEDPNQLALHFDLTVPFARYVVENAGHLSFPFRRYQIQKVWRGERPQEGRAREFTQADIDVVGDGELPFRYDVELALVIAEALGALPIPEFKIRVNNRKLAEGFYRGIGLADTAGVLRSIDKLEKIGAQRVAELLQEELGATPEQAEAALKLASIRTEDTSFVEQVRALGVSNELLDEGLDELFQVISEASRRAPGRVLADLSIARGLDYYTGTVYETVLVGHEALGSICSGGRYDSLASKGNRTFPGVGLSIGVTRLVMRMLSQEFAQASRSVPTTVLLTLATDESWSEAQDTAAQLRGRGISVEVAPKAEKFGKQIKFADRRGIPFVWFTAEDGSHEVKDIRTGEQVPADPALWTPPAEDLTVQVTPVQVPSA
- a CDS encoding peptidylprolyl isomerase, translating into MAANRTSREDRRRLARMEARKAFAAARTKRRKRDNLFAAAAAVVALALAVALQVAWFSSDPTAKDLELLREQADVAELPDVPDPSVAEGRTFTGSLALGQGEIGVELDGTVAPQAVASFKTLADAGYFSGKDCHRLTATESTSVLQCGSPNGDGKADQDFLWGPVENSPADGFYPAGTIAVARGDDVMSHGTQFFIVYKDSTLTQETGGYTIMGKVTSGLDVLEAIASSGTASGETDGFPKDPVTINSFTLN
- a CDS encoding response regulator transcription factor, which gives rise to MILESIGGFTVVGEAADGAGAVRMARALRPDVVLMDLRMPGMDGIAATAEITGEGLAAVLVLTTFDIDEYVFAALRAGAAGFLLKSVEPAELVRAVQSVADGDSVLSPEVTGRLISAFVQSPAAAPAAATGTGAATGTMPAESLTAREEAVLACIGEGLSNQQISRRLGIAETTVKTHVSRVLAKLGVSSRVQAAIAFRERG
- a CDS encoding type IV toxin-antitoxin system AbiEi family antitoxin, encoding MPAQLFPYPGALPQITSTGGALFTAGDVFRHEELQAMAMDGLLRHVYAGTFVRWDVRPDPVVRALAASAELPVQLRRRLTMGRLTAAWIYGCAPRPPRLDVLADRRSRTGALQPFSTAVLHEVLLGPADRADVGTVSVTSPLRTAVDVALYAGTAEAVSTLRRLAALPGLACRLDLVQRALEAGHRVPGKAAALERVAAAAEPTG